In Melanotaenia boesemani isolate fMelBoe1 chromosome 18, fMelBoe1.pri, whole genome shotgun sequence, the following proteins share a genomic window:
- the nell3 gene encoding uncharacterized protein nell3 isoform X1, with the protein MSRIAQFDDNYGNFQLLFFFFCRPHIRSKMFLLTSVLSLLLSWASLHNTVQAAADICLGTHCYGGNTGDPRPCTGAHCPGSRSSRLPRQFNPTAQGRAAQTAGSQHHAHPSPPRMPYVETYPAAQLIRGRQGDSGTRMRAPEVFPVGCTGADCAAVVKQFQPTNDTRDCRGIECRLPPRIRPIARGRSCVGEECPAASEENGQLPPVHLSDRAALFLADFPEFGSPSSELGAAPLGVQLTCDIKPGENEVPSEDALILHLQLAKGQEKLVEALRAQQVTIRDLQQKLVDQQEALLSQQREILEQQRRMYEQMDAVKAQYGLLSDTVKQVSFQGLQGELQSYFESHLAGLQSQARSHLQKSYALHKMDLDSKVMDVVGEAHFPQPLLGCPSPCGSEEYCDFQRDPPQCEKCTMCPPGFFLISQCSPTADRMCQDRDECLELPHICGERVKCLNTPGGFRCLGISEREAVMGLCGHDYFYNQELQECQACSDCEGQPVTVPCTVISDAVCGQLSESRLSQSWAANVALPSARTSGTHIFPGLQLNIRGKEISDLLSNEAGKVTFLQHGLVWLDHNFAVKHNCRNFLQVGMRLNRSQEEEGQDLSGVRIEQPDGKYFQGVSVSSGVEVEPNHTFTLLLRSPNQHCNQSKDLHVFDITTPSLSLLWLSHDTGAVAMTAQMSLHVHYQTSYRPTFRMTSVSDPYMVSLTHDSRGVSFTESGVVKFVLQQALYSMGHTCIREGFSLIAYTTQNSSGLEVMQAFKTGVNYRDTSITLSGAVSVDSRDTLSFEITSPSQCNIRYFGDSTGISMLSLIWIPSAISSTLTATVSRTGLPFGAVRNKPLLFQQVSSDTPQVHLARSGEPSSRKNFIFKDKGTANIALNLKLIHSCNIVKLTLQRVGGQGQQAGPVAQQVSGSMPEGSQWASIGLRASFQVQNGTALYATLDCIRGRVNQITHEGGTNISILWVAL; encoded by the exons ATGTCAAGAATAGCTCAGTTTGATGATAATTATGGGAACTTTCAAttactatttttcttcttttgcagACCACATATAAGaagcaaaatgtttttactgacaTCAGTGCTGTCGCTGCTACTCTCGTGGGCTTCACTGCACAACACCGTGCAAGCTGCAGCAGATATTTGCCTGGGGACGCACTGCTACGGCGGGAACACCGGCGATCCAAGACCATGCACCGGAGCGCACTGTCCGGGAAGCAGATCCTCCAGACTTCCGCGGCAGTTTAACCCGACAGCGCAGGGGAGAGCGGCACAGACAGCTGGTAGCCAACATCATGCGCACCCAAGCCCTCCAAGAATGCCGTATGTGGAAACATATCCGGCCGCGCAGCTGATCCGCGGGCGGCAAGGCGACAGTGGCACACGGATGAGAGCGCCTGAAGTTTTCCCTGTAGGATGCACTGGTGCGGACTGCGCCGCTGTTGTGAAACAGTTTCAACCTACTAATGACACCCGAGACTGTAGAGGGATCGAGTGCAGGCTGCCCCCGAGAATACGACCGATAGCTCGGGGAAGGTCTTGTGTAGGAGAGGAATGTCCAGCCGCATCGGAGGAAAACGGCCAGCTTCCTCCCGTCCATCTGTCCGACAGAGCCGCTCTGTTTCTGGCAGATTTTCCGGAGTTTGGATCTCCATCGTCGGAACTTGGCGCAGCGCCTTTAGGAGTCCAGCTCACATGTGACATCAAGCCAG GGGAGAATGAAGTTCCTTCAGAGGATGCCCTGATCTTGCACCTCCAGCTTGCCAAGGGACAGGAGAAGCTGGTGGAGGCCCTAAGAGCCCAACAGGTAACCATCCGCGACCTGCAGCAGAAGCTTGTTGACCAACAGGAGGCGCTGCTGTCGCAACAGCGCGAGATCCTGGAGCAGCAGCGGCGAATGTATGAGCAGATGGATGCAGTGAAGGCTCAGTATGGCCTCCTCTCAGACACCGTCAAGCAGGTCTCCTTCCAGGGTTTGCAGGGCGAACTGCAGAGCTACTTTGAAAGCCATCTGGCGGGACTACAGAGCCAGGCTCGCAGCCACCTGCAAAAATCCTACGCCCTCCACAAAATGGACCTGGACTCGAAGGTGATGGATGTTGTCGGGGAGGCTCATTTTCCTCAACCTTTGCTGGGATGCCCTTCACCGTGTGGATCAGAGGAGTACTGTGATTTTCAGCGGGATCCACCTCAGTGTGAAAAGTGCACCATGTGTCCACCGGGTTTCTTCCTGATCTCACAGTGCTCCCCAACTGCAGACAGAATGTGCCAG GACAGAGATGAATGCCTAGAACTACCACACATTTGCGGGGAGCGGGTCAAGTGCCTCAATACTCCTG GAGGATTCAGGTGTCTTGGAATTTCTGAAAGAGAGGCAGTGATGGGCCTCTGTGGTCACGACTACTTCTACAACCAGGAGCTGCAAGAGTGCCAGGCCTGTTCAGACTGTGAGGGACAGCCTGTCACTGTACCCTGCACAGTGATCAGCGACGCTGTCTGTGGACAGCTTTCAGAGAGCCGACTCTCCCAATCATGGGCAGCGAACGTGGCGCTTCCCTCTGCCAGGACATCTGGCACCCATATCTTTCCCGGATTGCAGCTAAACATACGAGGCAAGGAAATCAGTGATCTTTTGTCCAACGAGGCAGGGAAGGTGACCTTCCTGCAGCATGGCTTGGTGTGGCTGGATCATAACTTTGCTGTAAAGCACAACTGCAGGAACTTCCTACAGGTGGGGATGAGGCTCAACAGAagccaggaggaggagggtcaGGATCTCAGTGGTGTTCGCATCGAACAGCCAGATGGGAAATACTTCCAGGGGGTTAGCGTCAGTAGTGGGGTGGAGGTGGAACCCAACCACACCTTCACGTTGCTGCTGAGGAGTCCAAATCAACACTGCAATCAGAGCAAGGATCTTCATGTCTTTGATATTACCACTCCCTCGTTAAGTCTGCTCTGGTTGTCTCATGATACTGGTGCTGTGGCAATGACAGCTCAGATGTCCCTGCATGTGCACTACCAGACCAGCTACCGCCCAACTTTCCGCATGACGTCTGTGTCTGACCCCTACATGGTAAGCCTGACTCATGACAGCCGTGGGGTGAGCTTCACAGAGAGTGGCGTGGTAAAGTTCGTCCTCCAGCAGGCGTTGTACTCCATGGGTCACACCTGCATTCGAGAGGGGTTCTCCCTGATTGCTTACACTACTCAGAATAGTTCCGGCCTGGAAGTGATGCAGGCTTTCAAGACAGGTGTAAACTACAGGGACACCTCCATTACACTCTCTGGTGCTGTCAGCGTGGACAGCAGAGACACCCTCAGCTTTGAGATCACATCCCCGTCTCAGTGCAACATCCGTTACTTTGGGGACAGCACTGGGATCAGTATGCTGAGCCTAATCTGGATTCCCTCGGCCATTTCTTCAACCTTGACAGCTACAGTGTCCCGGACTGGTCTTCCATTCGGGGCTGTCAGAAATAAACCACTGTTGTTCCAGCAGGTCAGTTCTGACACACCACAGGTTCACCTGGCTCGCTCTGGGGAACCAAGCAGCCGGAAGAACTTCATATTCAAAGACAAGGGAACAGCAAACATTGCTCTCAACCTCAAGCTGATACACTCATGTAATATAGTTAAACTCACATTGCAGCGGGTGGGGGGTCAGGGTCAGCAGGCAGGTCCTGTGGCTCAGCAGGTGTCTGGATCTATGCCTGAAGGGAGCCAGTGGGCCAGCATTGGATTGAGAGCTTCATTTCAGGTCCAGAATGGCACAGCTCTTTATGCCACTCTGGACTGCATCCGAGGAAGAGTTAACCAAATAACACATGAAGGCGGCACTAACATTTCAATCCTCTGGGTTGCGTTGTGA
- the nell3 gene encoding uncharacterized protein nell3 isoform X2 has product MFLLTSVLSLLLSWASLHNTVQAAADICLGTHCYGGNTGDPRPCTGAHCPGSRSSRLPRQFNPTAQGRAAQTAGSQHHAHPSPPRMPYVETYPAAQLIRGRQGDSGTRMRAPEVFPVGCTGADCAAVVKQFQPTNDTRDCRGIECRLPPRIRPIARGRSCVGEECPAASEENGQLPPVHLSDRAALFLADFPEFGSPSSELGAAPLGVQLTCDIKPGENEVPSEDALILHLQLAKGQEKLVEALRAQQVTIRDLQQKLVDQQEALLSQQREILEQQRRMYEQMDAVKAQYGLLSDTVKQVSFQGLQGELQSYFESHLAGLQSQARSHLQKSYALHKMDLDSKVMDVVGEAHFPQPLLGCPSPCGSEEYCDFQRDPPQCEKCTMCPPGFFLISQCSPTADRMCQDRDECLELPHICGERVKCLNTPGGFRCLGISEREAVMGLCGHDYFYNQELQECQACSDCEGQPVTVPCTVISDAVCGQLSESRLSQSWAANVALPSARTSGTHIFPGLQLNIRGKEISDLLSNEAGKVTFLQHGLVWLDHNFAVKHNCRNFLQVGMRLNRSQEEEGQDLSGVRIEQPDGKYFQGVSVSSGVEVEPNHTFTLLLRSPNQHCNQSKDLHVFDITTPSLSLLWLSHDTGAVAMTAQMSLHVHYQTSYRPTFRMTSVSDPYMVSLTHDSRGVSFTESGVVKFVLQQALYSMGHTCIREGFSLIAYTTQNSSGLEVMQAFKTGVNYRDTSITLSGAVSVDSRDTLSFEITSPSQCNIRYFGDSTGISMLSLIWIPSAISSTLTATVSRTGLPFGAVRNKPLLFQQVSSDTPQVHLARSGEPSSRKNFIFKDKGTANIALNLKLIHSCNIVKLTLQRVGGQGQQAGPVAQQVSGSMPEGSQWASIGLRASFQVQNGTALYATLDCIRGRVNQITHEGGTNISILWVAL; this is encoded by the exons atgtttttactgacaTCAGTGCTGTCGCTGCTACTCTCGTGGGCTTCACTGCACAACACCGTGCAAGCTGCAGCAGATATTTGCCTGGGGACGCACTGCTACGGCGGGAACACCGGCGATCCAAGACCATGCACCGGAGCGCACTGTCCGGGAAGCAGATCCTCCAGACTTCCGCGGCAGTTTAACCCGACAGCGCAGGGGAGAGCGGCACAGACAGCTGGTAGCCAACATCATGCGCACCCAAGCCCTCCAAGAATGCCGTATGTGGAAACATATCCGGCCGCGCAGCTGATCCGCGGGCGGCAAGGCGACAGTGGCACACGGATGAGAGCGCCTGAAGTTTTCCCTGTAGGATGCACTGGTGCGGACTGCGCCGCTGTTGTGAAACAGTTTCAACCTACTAATGACACCCGAGACTGTAGAGGGATCGAGTGCAGGCTGCCCCCGAGAATACGACCGATAGCTCGGGGAAGGTCTTGTGTAGGAGAGGAATGTCCAGCCGCATCGGAGGAAAACGGCCAGCTTCCTCCCGTCCATCTGTCCGACAGAGCCGCTCTGTTTCTGGCAGATTTTCCGGAGTTTGGATCTCCATCGTCGGAACTTGGCGCAGCGCCTTTAGGAGTCCAGCTCACATGTGACATCAAGCCAG GGGAGAATGAAGTTCCTTCAGAGGATGCCCTGATCTTGCACCTCCAGCTTGCCAAGGGACAGGAGAAGCTGGTGGAGGCCCTAAGAGCCCAACAGGTAACCATCCGCGACCTGCAGCAGAAGCTTGTTGACCAACAGGAGGCGCTGCTGTCGCAACAGCGCGAGATCCTGGAGCAGCAGCGGCGAATGTATGAGCAGATGGATGCAGTGAAGGCTCAGTATGGCCTCCTCTCAGACACCGTCAAGCAGGTCTCCTTCCAGGGTTTGCAGGGCGAACTGCAGAGCTACTTTGAAAGCCATCTGGCGGGACTACAGAGCCAGGCTCGCAGCCACCTGCAAAAATCCTACGCCCTCCACAAAATGGACCTGGACTCGAAGGTGATGGATGTTGTCGGGGAGGCTCATTTTCCTCAACCTTTGCTGGGATGCCCTTCACCGTGTGGATCAGAGGAGTACTGTGATTTTCAGCGGGATCCACCTCAGTGTGAAAAGTGCACCATGTGTCCACCGGGTTTCTTCCTGATCTCACAGTGCTCCCCAACTGCAGACAGAATGTGCCAG GACAGAGATGAATGCCTAGAACTACCACACATTTGCGGGGAGCGGGTCAAGTGCCTCAATACTCCTG GAGGATTCAGGTGTCTTGGAATTTCTGAAAGAGAGGCAGTGATGGGCCTCTGTGGTCACGACTACTTCTACAACCAGGAGCTGCAAGAGTGCCAGGCCTGTTCAGACTGTGAGGGACAGCCTGTCACTGTACCCTGCACAGTGATCAGCGACGCTGTCTGTGGACAGCTTTCAGAGAGCCGACTCTCCCAATCATGGGCAGCGAACGTGGCGCTTCCCTCTGCCAGGACATCTGGCACCCATATCTTTCCCGGATTGCAGCTAAACATACGAGGCAAGGAAATCAGTGATCTTTTGTCCAACGAGGCAGGGAAGGTGACCTTCCTGCAGCATGGCTTGGTGTGGCTGGATCATAACTTTGCTGTAAAGCACAACTGCAGGAACTTCCTACAGGTGGGGATGAGGCTCAACAGAagccaggaggaggagggtcaGGATCTCAGTGGTGTTCGCATCGAACAGCCAGATGGGAAATACTTCCAGGGGGTTAGCGTCAGTAGTGGGGTGGAGGTGGAACCCAACCACACCTTCACGTTGCTGCTGAGGAGTCCAAATCAACACTGCAATCAGAGCAAGGATCTTCATGTCTTTGATATTACCACTCCCTCGTTAAGTCTGCTCTGGTTGTCTCATGATACTGGTGCTGTGGCAATGACAGCTCAGATGTCCCTGCATGTGCACTACCAGACCAGCTACCGCCCAACTTTCCGCATGACGTCTGTGTCTGACCCCTACATGGTAAGCCTGACTCATGACAGCCGTGGGGTGAGCTTCACAGAGAGTGGCGTGGTAAAGTTCGTCCTCCAGCAGGCGTTGTACTCCATGGGTCACACCTGCATTCGAGAGGGGTTCTCCCTGATTGCTTACACTACTCAGAATAGTTCCGGCCTGGAAGTGATGCAGGCTTTCAAGACAGGTGTAAACTACAGGGACACCTCCATTACACTCTCTGGTGCTGTCAGCGTGGACAGCAGAGACACCCTCAGCTTTGAGATCACATCCCCGTCTCAGTGCAACATCCGTTACTTTGGGGACAGCACTGGGATCAGTATGCTGAGCCTAATCTGGATTCCCTCGGCCATTTCTTCAACCTTGACAGCTACAGTGTCCCGGACTGGTCTTCCATTCGGGGCTGTCAGAAATAAACCACTGTTGTTCCAGCAGGTCAGTTCTGACACACCACAGGTTCACCTGGCTCGCTCTGGGGAACCAAGCAGCCGGAAGAACTTCATATTCAAAGACAAGGGAACAGCAAACATTGCTCTCAACCTCAAGCTGATACACTCATGTAATATAGTTAAACTCACATTGCAGCGGGTGGGGGGTCAGGGTCAGCAGGCAGGTCCTGTGGCTCAGCAGGTGTCTGGATCTATGCCTGAAGGGAGCCAGTGGGCCAGCATTGGATTGAGAGCTTCATTTCAGGTCCAGAATGGCACAGCTCTTTATGCCACTCTGGACTGCATCCGAGGAAGAGTTAACCAAATAACACATGAAGGCGGCACTAACATTTCAATCCTCTGGGTTGCGTTGTGA